One window of the Mycobacterium haemophilum DSM 44634 genome contains the following:
- a CDS encoding DUF3159 domain-containing protein, producing MSAHRAGPERVLAQVGGVTGLIYSSLPVVIFVVASSVSGLLPAIESALGVAALVLLWRLIRRESMRPAISGFLGVAVCALIAYIVGESKGYFLLGIWMSLLWAVVFAVSVLIRRPMVAYLWCWVSKRDHGWREVPRAVYAFDIATLGWVLVFGARFVVQRCLYDADQTGWLGAARIGMGPPLTAMAALATYAAIKAAQRAISSTRDAADSAAAMPAAAELDTDTGCD from the coding sequence GTGTCCGCTCACCGCGCCGGCCCCGAACGCGTGCTGGCGCAGGTAGGTGGGGTGACCGGTCTCATTTATTCGTCGCTGCCTGTGGTGATCTTTGTGGTGGCGTCCAGCGTGTCTGGTTTGCTGCCCGCGATCGAAAGTGCGCTGGGTGTGGCAGCGCTGGTCTTGTTGTGGCGGCTGATTCGCCGGGAATCAATGCGGCCGGCAATCTCCGGATTCTTGGGGGTCGCGGTGTGTGCGCTGATCGCCTACATCGTGGGGGAGTCCAAGGGCTATTTCCTGCTGGGCATCTGGATGTCATTGCTGTGGGCAGTGGTCTTCGCGGTGTCGGTCCTGATTCGCCGGCCCATGGTCGCCTACCTCTGGTGCTGGGTCAGCAAGCGTGATCATGGCTGGCGCGAGGTGCCCCGCGCGGTATACGCGTTCGACATCGCCACGCTTGGCTGGGTGTTGGTGTTCGGCGCGCGCTTCGTGGTCCAGCGGTGTCTCTACGACGCCGACCAGACTGGTTGGCTGGGGGCAGCGCGGATCGGGATGGGCCCCCCGCTGACCGCGATGGCCGCACTAGCCACGTACGCGGCGATCAAGGCAGCTCAGCGTGCCATATCGTCCACCCGCGACGCTGCTGACAGCGCTGCGGCCATGCCCGCCGCCGCCGAGCTGGACACCGACACCGGCTGCGATTAA
- a CDS encoding alpha/beta fold hydrolase: MAVDLRDVTTVLLPGTGSDDDYVYRAFSGPLHRVGAAVLTPPPQPDRLINGYLSALDDAARTGPIGVGGVSIGAAVAAAWALAHPERAVAVLAALPPWTGAPGSAPAALAARYSASQLRRDGLAATTTQMRASSPPWLADELARSWRGQWPRLPDAMEEAAAYVAPSCAELARLVAPLAVAAAIDDPIHPLQVGVDWVTAAPHAALQRVTLDQIGTNTAALGAACLAALALI, encoded by the coding sequence ATGGCTGTCGATTTACGCGATGTGACAACCGTGTTATTGCCTGGAACCGGATCCGACGACGACTACGTCTATCGGGCGTTTTCCGGCCCCCTACATCGGGTCGGCGCGGCTGTGCTGACGCCGCCACCCCAGCCGGATCGGCTGATCAACGGCTATCTGTCCGCCTTGGACGACGCGGCGCGCACAGGTCCGATCGGCGTCGGCGGTGTCTCGATCGGTGCCGCGGTGGCCGCCGCGTGGGCGCTGGCTCATCCCGAGCGCGCCGTCGCCGTCCTGGCCGCGCTGCCCCCCTGGACCGGGGCGCCAGGATCAGCGCCCGCCGCGCTCGCGGCGCGGTATTCGGCATCGCAGCTGCGACGCGACGGTCTGGCGGCAACCACGACGCAGATGCGGGCATCAAGCCCACCTTGGTTGGCCGACGAACTGGCCCGCTCGTGGCGCGGCCAATGGCCACGGCTGCCCGACGCAATGGAGGAAGCGGCGGCATACGTCGCACCGAGCTGCGCCGAGCTGGCCCGGTTAGTCGCGCCGCTGGCGGTGGCCGCCGCAATCGATGATCCGATCCACCCGCTGCAAGTCGGTGTCGATTGGGTGACCGCCGCGCCGCACGCGGCGTTGCAGAGGGTGACGCTCGACCAGATCGGCACGAACACCGCAGCGCTAGGTGCTGCCTGCCTGGCCGCTCTCGCTCTCATCTAA
- a CDS encoding DUF3710 domain-containing protein gives MAAFGRRKAKDDKDSASRALTESAEPEDTELPAANEPHSEELDELEGPFDIDDFEDPAVAELARLDLGSVLIPLPEGGQLQVELTDAGVPNAVWVVTPNGRFTIAAYAAPKTGGLWREVASELADSLRNDSAKVSIKDGPWGREVVGTAAGVVRFIGVDGYRWMIRCVVNGPHETIDVLSEEARAALADTVVRRGDTPLPVRTPLPVQLPEPMAAQLREAAVAQQAAQQADAQQQSREPAPRRGAAGSAMQQLRSTTGG, from the coding sequence ATGGCCGCATTCGGTAGACGCAAAGCCAAAGACGACAAAGACAGCGCCAGCCGCGCGTTGACCGAATCCGCAGAACCCGAAGACACTGAGCTACCAGCGGCCAACGAGCCCCACTCCGAAGAGTTGGACGAGCTGGAGGGCCCGTTCGACATCGACGACTTCGAGGATCCCGCGGTCGCCGAGCTAGCCCGACTTGATTTGGGCTCCGTGCTGATTCCCCTGCCGGAGGGGGGTCAGCTGCAGGTCGAGCTCACCGATGCCGGGGTGCCGAACGCGGTGTGGGTCGTCACACCCAACGGTCGTTTCACCATCGCTGCCTACGCGGCCCCTAAGACGGGTGGCCTATGGCGCGAGGTGGCCAGCGAACTCGCCGACTCGTTGCGCAACGACTCGGCCAAAGTCAGCATCAAAGATGGCCCGTGGGGGCGAGAAGTAGTTGGTACCGCCGCTGGCGTGGTCCGCTTCATCGGGGTCGACGGCTACCGCTGGATGATTCGCTGCGTGGTGAACGGCCCGCACGAGACCATCGACGTGTTGAGCGAGGAGGCCCGCGCAGCGTTGGCGGATACCGTTGTTCGCCGTGGCGATACGCCCCTACCGGTGCGGACGCCGTTGCCGGTACAGCTGCCTGAGCCGATGGCCGCGCAGTTGCGGGAGGCCGCTGTAGCGCAGCAGGCCGCGCAACAAGCCGACGCGCAACAGCAATCACGCGAGCCGGCCCCACGTCGCGGTGCCGCGGGATCGGCGATGCAGCAGTTACGCAGCACGACGGGCGGCTAG
- the dut gene encoding dUTP diphosphatase produces the protein MSTSLAVVRLDPELPLPSRAHDGDAGVDLYSAEDVKLAPGHRALVRTGLAVAIPFGMVGLVHPRSGLAARVGLSIVNSPGTIDAGYRGEIKVALINLDPVEPIVVHRGDRIAQLLVQRVELVELVEVSSFDEAGLAETSRGDGGHGSSGGHASL, from the coding sequence GTGTCGACCAGTCTGGCCGTTGTCCGCCTTGACCCCGAGCTCCCGCTCCCCAGCCGAGCCCATGACGGCGATGCCGGGGTCGATCTCTATAGCGCCGAAGACGTCAAGCTGGCACCCGGGCATCGTGCCCTGGTGCGGACGGGTTTGGCGGTCGCTATCCCGTTCGGAATGGTCGGATTGGTCCACCCGCGTTCGGGATTGGCCGCGCGGGTGGGGCTTTCCATCGTCAACAGTCCGGGCACCATCGACGCGGGTTATCGCGGCGAGATCAAGGTTGCGCTGATTAACCTGGACCCAGTGGAGCCCATCGTGGTCCATCGCGGCGACCGTATAGCCCAATTGCTCGTGCAGCGGGTTGAGTTGGTCGAGCTGGTTGAGGTCTCGTCGTTCGACGAGGCTGGACTGGCCGAGACATCCCGTGGCGATGGTGGTCACGGTTCCTCGGGCGGACATGCGAGTTTGTGA
- a CDS encoding ABC transporter ATP-binding protein, which yields MQKLNLIGTSRGVATEVIEVRGLTFTYPKAVAPAIRGMDFTVGRGEIFGFLGPSGAGKSTAQKLLTGLLRGHGGQALVWGRDPLDWGADYYERIGVSFELPNHYQKLTGCENLRFFASLYGRPTADPMQLLDAVGLAQAAHTRVGKYSKGMQMRLTFARSLINNPELLFLDEPTSGLDPVNARTVKNIILDLKAQGSTVFLTTHDMATADELCDRVAFIVDGTLVALDSPAELRIARSQRVVQVEYRGDRGDLSVAEFPMDTLADDPAFHVLLRDRHVETIHSREASLDDVFVEITGRQLT from the coding sequence ATGCAGAAGTTGAATCTGATCGGCACATCGCGGGGCGTCGCGACCGAGGTGATCGAGGTCCGCGGGCTTACCTTCACGTATCCGAAGGCCGTTGCACCGGCGATTCGTGGCATGGATTTCACCGTCGGACGCGGCGAGATCTTCGGGTTTCTTGGCCCCAGCGGCGCCGGGAAGTCGACCGCGCAAAAGCTGCTGACCGGGCTGTTGCGCGGTCATGGCGGCCAGGCCTTGGTGTGGGGCCGTGACCCGCTCGACTGGGGAGCCGACTACTACGAGCGCATCGGCGTGTCGTTCGAACTGCCCAACCACTACCAAAAGCTCACCGGGTGCGAGAACCTGCGCTTCTTCGCGTCGCTGTATGGCCGGCCGACGGCCGACCCGATGCAGCTGCTGGACGCCGTGGGCCTGGCCCAGGCCGCCCACACTCGAGTGGGTAAGTACTCCAAGGGCATGCAGATGCGGCTCACGTTCGCCCGGTCCCTGATCAACAATCCCGAATTGTTGTTCCTGGACGAGCCCACCTCCGGCCTGGATCCGGTGAACGCCCGCACCGTCAAAAACATCATCCTGGACCTGAAGGCGCAGGGGAGCACCGTGTTTCTTACCACCCACGACATGGCGACCGCCGACGAACTCTGCGACCGGGTCGCTTTCATCGTTGACGGGACACTTGTCGCCTTGGACTCCCCGGCGGAGTTGCGGATCGCCCGCAGCCAGCGGGTCGTCCAGGTTGAATATCGTGGGGACAGAGGTGATCTGAGCGTCGCCGAATTTCCCATGGACACGCTGGCCGACGACCCGGCTTTCCACGTGTTGCTGCGCGACCGACACGTCGAGACCATCCACAGCCGGGAGGCCAGCCTCGATGATGTCTTCGTCGAGATCACCGGCAGGCAGCTAACATGA
- a CDS encoding GbsR/MarR family transcriptional regulator: MTEHADQHQAAEELALVLTNHGLQRMTARVLATLLFTEQTTMTMGELAKRLQASSGAVSGALKMLTSVGLAERAPAPGSRRDHYRLRDDAWAVLFTNQNVVISAMQAAAEAGIAATQPGSVARDRLTRMHDFYAFLLGEIPALLQRWRQQAP; the protein is encoded by the coding sequence GTGACCGAGCACGCCGATCAGCACCAGGCCGCCGAAGAGCTCGCACTCGTGCTCACCAATCATGGGTTGCAGCGCATGACCGCGCGCGTGCTCGCCACTCTGCTGTTCACCGAACAAACCACCATGACCATGGGGGAATTGGCGAAGCGGCTGCAGGCAAGCTCAGGTGCCGTTTCTGGCGCACTCAAGATGCTTACCTCGGTCGGCCTGGCCGAACGCGCGCCCGCCCCGGGCAGTCGTCGAGATCACTACCGGCTGCGCGACGATGCCTGGGCGGTCCTGTTCACCAATCAGAACGTCGTGATCTCGGCCATGCAGGCCGCCGCCGAGGCCGGGATCGCAGCAACCCAGCCGGGCAGCGTTGCCCGGGACCGACTGACCCGGATGCATGACTTCTACGCATTTCTGCTGGGCGAGATCCCGGCACTTCTGCAACGCTGGCGGCAGCAGGCGCCGTAG
- a CDS encoding APC family permease, with protein sequence MSKLSTAARRLLIGRPFRSDRLSHTLLPKRIALPVFASDALSSVAYAPEEIFLMLSVAGVAAYSLTPWIGLAVAAVMLVVVASYRQNVHAYPSGGGDYEVVTTNLGDNAGLTVASALMVDYVLTVAVSTASAMSNIGSAIPFVAAHKVWFCVAAILVVMAMNLRGVRESGVAFAIPTYAFIAGVSIMIGWGLFRIFVLGDPLHAESAGFEMRAAHGEVVGFALVFLVARSFSSGCAALTGVEAISNGVPAFQKPKSRNAATTLLMLGAIAVSLLMGTIVLAQQIGVKLVEDPDTQLGGIPAGYLQKTLVTQLAETVFGSFRIGFLLIAIVTALILVLAANTAFNGFPVLGAVLAQHSYLPRQLHTRGDRLAFSNGILFLSAAALSAIIAFRAELTALIQLYIVGVFISFTLSQIGMVRHWTRLLRTETDPTVRRQMMRSRVVNTVGFLSTGAVLLVVLVTKFLAGAWIAIVAMGLLFLVMKLIRRHYDTVNRELEEQAAAQGDVVLPSRNHALVLVSKLHLPTLRALAYARATRPDALEAITVSVDDVETRALVRAWQDSNVSVPLKVIASPYREITRPVLEYVKRVSKESRRTVVTVFIPEYVVGRWWEQLLHNQSALRLKGRLLFMPGVMVTSVPWQLNSSERVKTLQSHAAPGDTRRGILE encoded by the coding sequence GTGTCCAAACTTTCCACCGCCGCGCGCCGGTTGCTTATTGGTCGGCCGTTTCGCAGTGATCGGCTGAGTCACACGCTGCTGCCCAAGCGGATCGCATTACCGGTCTTCGCCTCCGACGCGCTGTCCTCAGTGGCCTACGCCCCCGAGGAGATCTTTTTGATGCTCTCGGTGGCCGGCGTGGCGGCGTACTCGTTGACGCCGTGGATAGGCCTGGCGGTGGCCGCGGTGATGCTGGTCGTGGTGGCCAGCTATCGGCAGAACGTGCATGCCTACCCGTCGGGCGGCGGCGACTACGAAGTAGTGACTACCAACCTTGGCGACAATGCCGGCCTCACCGTGGCGAGTGCTCTGATGGTGGATTATGTACTCACGGTGGCGGTGTCGACGGCGTCGGCAATGTCGAACATTGGTTCTGCCATCCCGTTCGTGGCCGCACACAAGGTGTGGTTCTGCGTAGCCGCGATCCTGGTAGTGATGGCCATGAACCTGCGTGGGGTCCGCGAGTCCGGGGTGGCGTTCGCCATCCCGACCTATGCGTTCATCGCTGGAGTTTCGATCATGATCGGCTGGGGGTTGTTCCGCATCTTCGTGTTGGGTGATCCGCTGCACGCCGAATCCGCCGGCTTCGAGATGCGTGCCGCGCACGGCGAAGTCGTCGGTTTCGCGTTGGTGTTTCTGGTGGCTCGATCGTTCTCCTCGGGCTGCGCAGCGCTGACCGGTGTTGAGGCGATCAGCAATGGGGTGCCAGCGTTTCAGAAACCCAAGTCGCGCAACGCGGCAACGACCCTGCTGATGCTGGGCGCAATCGCGGTGAGCTTGCTGATGGGCACTATCGTGTTGGCCCAGCAGATCGGGGTCAAGCTGGTGGAGGATCCCGACACGCAGCTCGGTGGTATCCCAGCGGGCTATCTGCAGAAGACTCTGGTCACCCAGCTAGCGGAGACGGTATTCGGCAGCTTCCGGATAGGGTTCCTGCTGATCGCCATCGTGACCGCCCTGATCTTGGTGCTGGCGGCAAACACCGCCTTCAACGGCTTCCCGGTCCTTGGCGCGGTGTTGGCACAGCACAGTTACCTTCCCCGCCAACTGCACACTCGCGGAGATCGCCTGGCGTTCTCCAACGGAATCCTGTTTTTGTCGGCGGCGGCTCTCTCAGCGATCATCGCGTTCCGCGCCGAGCTGACCGCGCTGATCCAGCTGTACATCGTCGGTGTGTTCATCTCGTTCACGCTGAGCCAAATCGGCATGGTCCGGCACTGGACCCGATTGCTGCGCACCGAGACTGATCCCACGGTGCGTCGCCAGATGATGCGCTCGCGGGTGGTCAACACGGTCGGTTTCCTATCCACCGGTGCGGTTCTGCTGGTCGTGCTGGTCACCAAATTCCTTGCCGGGGCGTGGATTGCGATCGTAGCGATGGGTTTGTTGTTCCTCGTCATGAAGCTGATCCGCAGGCACTACGACACCGTTAACCGGGAGTTGGAGGAGCAAGCCGCTGCCCAAGGTGACGTGGTGTTGCCCAGCCGCAATCACGCCCTGGTGCTGGTGTCGAAGTTGCATTTGCCGACGCTGCGCGCACTGGCCTACGCGCGGGCGACCCGTCCGGATGCGCTCGAGGCGATCACGGTGAGCGTCGACGACGTGGAAACCCGCGCGCTGGTCCGCGCTTGGCAGGACAGCAATGTCAGTGTGCCGCTCAAGGTTATTGCGTCGCCCTATCGCGAGATCACCCGTCCGGTACTTGAATACGTCAAACGAGTCAGCAAAGAGTCTCGGCGCACCGTGGTGACGGTATTCATCCCGGAGTATGTGGTGGGCCGTTGGTGGGAGCAGTTGCTGCACAACCAGAGTGCGCTGCGGCTCAAGGGTCGGTTGTTGTTCATGCCCGGAGTGATGGTGACTTCGGTTCCCTGGCAATTGAATTCGTCGGAGCGAGTCAAGACGCTGCAATCGCACGCGGCTCCGGGCGATACTCGTCGCGGAATACTCGAGTGA
- a CDS encoding potassium channel family protein, with the protein MKVAVAGAGAVGRSVTRELVGNGHDVTLIERNADHLEVDAIPAAHWRLGDACELSLLESVHLEGFDVVVAATGDDKVNVVLSLLAKTEFAVPRVVARVNDPRNEWLFTDAWGVDVAVSTPRMLASLIEEAVAIGDLVRLMEFRKGQANLVEITLPDDTPWGGKPVRRLQLPRDAALVTILRGSRVIVPEADEPLEGGDELVFIAVAEVEEDLRKLLLPDDLPPGS; encoded by the coding sequence ATGAAAGTAGCTGTCGCCGGGGCCGGGGCTGTTGGCCGCTCGGTCACCCGCGAACTCGTAGGCAACGGTCACGACGTGACCCTGATCGAACGCAATGCCGACCATCTCGAGGTCGACGCCATCCCCGCCGCGCACTGGCGGTTAGGCGATGCCTGCGAGCTGAGCCTGCTTGAGTCGGTACATCTCGAGGGTTTCGATGTCGTCGTGGCCGCCACCGGTGATGACAAGGTCAATGTGGTGCTAAGCCTGCTGGCCAAAACCGAATTCGCGGTGCCCCGGGTGGTGGCCCGAGTCAACGATCCCCGCAACGAATGGCTGTTTACCGACGCCTGGGGTGTGGATGTGGCGGTGTCAACCCCGCGCATGCTGGCCTCGCTGATCGAGGAGGCCGTCGCCATCGGCGACCTCGTTCGACTGATGGAGTTCCGCAAGGGCCAGGCCAACCTGGTCGAGATCACCCTGCCCGACGACACGCCGTGGGGAGGCAAGCCGGTGCGTAGACTGCAGCTGCCACGGGATGCCGCGTTGGTAACGATCCTGCGCGGGTCGCGGGTCATCGTGCCGGAAGCCGACGAGCCGTTGGAAGGTGGCGACGAGTTGGTCTTCATCGCGGTTGCCGAGGTCGAGGAAGATCTACGCAAGCTACTGCTGCCCGATGACTTGCCGCCCGGCAGCTAG
- a CDS encoding potassium channel family protein, producing MRVVVMGCGRVGSSLADGLFRIGHDVAVIDRDGAAFNRLSPAFAGERVLGQGFDRDVLLQAGIEDADAFAAVSSGDNSNIISARLARETFGVRRVVARIYDAKRAEVYERLGIPTIATVPWTTDRLLNALTQETETAKWRDPTGTVAVAEVMLHEDWVGHRATDLERATGARVAFLIRFGTGVLPEPKTVIQAGDQVYVAAISGRAAEAVAIAALPPSEDFEAGAGR from the coding sequence GTGCGGGTGGTGGTGATGGGGTGCGGCCGGGTGGGGTCTTCGCTGGCTGACGGCCTGTTCCGGATCGGTCACGACGTCGCGGTGATCGATCGCGACGGTGCCGCCTTCAACCGGCTCAGCCCGGCGTTCGCCGGCGAACGGGTGCTGGGCCAGGGGTTTGACCGCGATGTGCTATTACAGGCGGGCATCGAGGATGCCGACGCGTTCGCCGCGGTGTCCTCGGGAGACAACTCCAACATCATCTCGGCGCGGTTGGCCCGAGAAACTTTCGGTGTGCGGCGGGTGGTCGCTCGTATCTATGACGCCAAGCGCGCTGAAGTGTATGAACGTCTCGGCATCCCCACGATCGCCACCGTGCCCTGGACCACCGATCGCCTGCTCAACGCGCTGACCCAGGAGACCGAGACCGCCAAATGGCGCGATCCAACCGGTACCGTCGCCGTCGCCGAGGTCATGTTGCATGAGGACTGGGTGGGGCACCGGGCCACCGACCTGGAGCGGGCCACCGGCGCCCGGGTAGCCTTCTTGATCCGGTTCGGAACCGGTGTGTTGCCGGAACCCAAAACCGTCATCCAGGCCGGCGATCAGGTCTACGTCGCCGCGATATCCGGTCGCGCCGCCGAGGCGGTAGCCATCGCCGCCTTGCCACCAAGTGAAGACTTCGAGGCGGGTGCAGGGCGATGA
- a CDS encoding class I SAM-dependent RNA methyltransferase, whose amino-acid sequence MPPALGALTLVTGAPANGGSCVAHHEGRVVFVRYALPGERVRVRVTADRGSYWHAEVIEVIEPSADRTTSLCPIAGVDGAGCCDLAFADPEAARVLKAQVVANQLERLGGYRWTGPDTGAEPLSAAGPTGWRTRVRLDVGPDHRPGFHRYHSAELVTDLSCAQLPAGMVDGLAQPRSGADWPPNAQLHVAVDDDGQRHVVRTVREGRRNAPKHTTKNSAKVVEGNYHAVQRVGRRSWQVPVTAFWQAHRDAAGVYSRLVLDWAQPGAGMTAWDLYGGAGVFAAVLGDAVGDSGRVLTIDTARAASRAARAALVDLPQVDVMTDSVRQALVVQQTGADVAVLDPPRSGAGRDVVDLLAAAEVPRVVHIGCEAASFARDIGLYRGHGYVVEKIKVFDAFPLTHHIECVALLTR is encoded by the coding sequence GTGCCACCCGCCCTCGGCGCGCTGACGCTGGTCACCGGTGCCCCCGCGAACGGCGGCAGCTGCGTTGCGCACCACGAAGGCCGGGTCGTATTCGTCCGCTACGCATTGCCCGGCGAACGGGTACGGGTGCGAGTCACCGCCGACCGTGGCTCTTATTGGCACGCAGAAGTTATCGAGGTGATCGAGCCGTCGGCGGATCGAACCACGTCGCTGTGCCCGATCGCTGGGGTGGACGGTGCCGGGTGTTGCGACCTGGCGTTCGCTGACCCGGAGGCGGCTCGGGTACTCAAGGCCCAAGTCGTGGCCAACCAGCTGGAACGGCTTGGTGGGTACCGCTGGACTGGCCCAGACACGGGAGCCGAACCGCTGTCGGCTGCCGGCCCCACCGGGTGGCGGACCCGGGTTCGGCTGGACGTCGGGCCAGACCATCGCCCGGGCTTTCACCGCTACCACAGCGCAGAGCTGGTGACCGACTTGAGCTGTGCGCAGTTACCGGCCGGAATGGTGGATGGGCTGGCTCAGCCTCGTTCGGGGGCCGACTGGCCACCGAACGCTCAGCTGCACGTTGCGGTCGACGACGACGGACAGCGCCATGTGGTGCGCACGGTGCGAGAGGGCCGCCGCAACGCGCCGAAACACACGACCAAAAACTCGGCCAAGGTGGTGGAGGGTAACTATCACGCGGTGCAGCGGGTGGGTCGACGCAGCTGGCAGGTGCCGGTGACGGCCTTTTGGCAGGCGCACCGGGACGCGGCGGGGGTCTACAGCAGACTGGTCCTCGACTGGGCACAGCCCGGTGCCGGCATGACTGCTTGGGATCTCTACGGTGGCGCGGGCGTTTTCGCCGCGGTGCTGGGTGACGCAGTCGGGGACTCCGGACGGGTATTGACCATCGACACCGCCCGCGCGGCATCGCGGGCCGCGCGGGCCGCGCTGGTCGATCTGCCGCAGGTGGACGTCATGACCGATTCGGTCAGGCAGGCGCTGGTGGTACAACAAACCGGCGCCGACGTGGCGGTGTTGGATCCGCCTCGGTCAGGTGCCGGACGCGACGTCGTCGACTTACTGGCCGCGGCCGAGGTCCCGCGAGTGGTGCATATCGGTTGTGAGGCTGCATCTTTCGCTCGCGATATCGGGCTTTACCGTGGTCATGGCTACGTCGTCGAGAAGATCAAGGTCTTCGATGCGTTCCCACTGACCCATCACATCGAATGCGTCGCATTGTTGACCCGCTAG
- a CDS encoding OB-fold nucleic acid binding domain-containing protein, with protein MRARGYLRRLTRRLTEDPEQRDSEELSDEVLSTGAQRVIDCQRGQEVTMVGTLRSVETNGKGCAGGVRAELFDGSDTVTLVWLGQRRIPGIDSGRTLRVRGRLGKLDNGGKAIYNPHYEIQR; from the coding sequence ATGCGGGCCCGAGGTTATCTGCGCCGGCTGACCCGTCGGTTGACGGAGGACCCGGAGCAACGCGATTCCGAGGAGTTATCCGACGAGGTACTCAGCACCGGCGCGCAACGTGTGATTGATTGCCAGCGTGGCCAGGAGGTCACCATGGTGGGTACGCTGCGCAGCGTGGAAACTAACGGCAAGGGATGCGCCGGTGGGGTCCGCGCCGAATTGTTCGACGGCAGCGACACCGTCACGCTGGTGTGGTTGGGGCAACGTCGGATACCCGGCATCGACTCGGGGCGGACGCTGCGGGTGCGGGGTCGGCTGGGCAAGCTCGACAACGGGGGCAAGGCCATCTACAACCCGCATTACGAAATTCAACGGTGA
- a CDS encoding ABC transporter permease, which translates to MTRLASALRLELTIQVRQGFLYAAIFSGLIWLAVLLPMPAGLRSAAEPYVLCGDTTIIGFFFIAGAVFFEKQERTLGAVIATPLRFSEYLAAKLVVLVGVSLTVAVAVTTLAHGLGYHLAPMLVGVTLGTLLMLLVGFTTSLPFGSISDWFLAATIPLAVMNLPILYYSGVWSNPVLYLLPMQGPLLLLGSAFDQLSLAPWQVGYSMLYPLLSVAGLCWTAKVLFGRYVLAKSGGL; encoded by the coding sequence ATGACCCGGCTAGCCAGTGCGTTGCGCCTTGAGCTGACCATTCAAGTGCGGCAAGGGTTTTTGTATGCAGCTATCTTTTCTGGGCTGATCTGGTTGGCCGTGCTGTTGCCAATGCCGGCTGGCCTGCGTAGCGCCGCAGAACCCTATGTCTTGTGCGGTGACACCACGATCATCGGGTTCTTCTTCATCGCGGGCGCAGTGTTTTTTGAAAAGCAGGAACGCACTCTCGGTGCCGTCATTGCCACGCCGCTGCGGTTCAGCGAATATCTGGCCGCCAAACTTGTTGTTCTGGTTGGTGTCTCGCTGACCGTGGCGGTAGCGGTGACGACCCTCGCGCACGGGCTCGGCTACCACCTGGCCCCGATGCTGGTCGGGGTGACGCTAGGAACATTGCTGATGCTGCTGGTGGGATTCACCACCTCACTGCCCTTCGGCTCGATCAGTGATTGGTTCCTGGCCGCCACGATCCCGCTGGCCGTGATGAATCTGCCGATTCTGTACTACTCCGGCGTATGGTCAAATCCGGTGCTGTACCTGTTGCCCATGCAGGGACCACTGCTGCTGTTAGGCAGCGCCTTCGACCAGCTGAGCCTGGCGCCGTGGCAGGTTGGGTATTCCATGCTGTACCCGCTGCTATCCGTGGCTGGATTGTGTTGGACGGCAAAGGTTCTTTTCGGTCGCTATGTGCTGGCGAAGTCCGGAGGACTTTGA